In a single window of the Melioribacteraceae bacterium genome:
- the ccoS gene encoding cbb3-type cytochrome oxidase assembly protein CcoS, protein MSVVVILIGASLLVALGFLAAYLWAVKSGQYDDKYTPSVRILFDDLNPDDKNKDDKSN, encoded by the coding sequence ATGAGTGTCGTTGTCATATTAATTGGAGCAAGTTTGCTGGTTGCCCTTGGTTTTTTGGCTGCCTATTTATGGGCTGTAAAAAGTGGACAGTATGATGACAAATATACTCCTTCGGTGAGAATTTTATTTGATGATTTGAATCCGGATGATAAAAATAAAGATGATAAATCGAATTAA
- a CDS encoding sulfite exporter TauE/SafE family protein — protein MEIWTGFVVGLLGSLHCIGMCGPIALALPAFGDSKIKIWVGRALYNIGRIVTYTIMGALFGLFGSRLILFGLQQDLSIFLGVAIIIYLLTPRKIKAGFTNTFIYRYITDFIKQNYRSLTSKKSIYSLFVIGLLNGLLPCGFVYVGIAGALSIGTWIDGAIYMFLFGAGTFPVMYLTATFGKIINTNFRTRINKLIPALTVVIALLFILRGLNLGIPFISPKFNPPGINSEQQIPDCCH, from the coding sequence ATGGAAATTTGGACCGGTTTTGTAGTGGGGCTACTTGGCAGTTTACATTGCATTGGAATGTGCGGACCAATTGCTCTGGCCCTTCCCGCTTTTGGGGATTCAAAGATTAAAATTTGGGTGGGAAGAGCCTTGTATAATATTGGCAGAATTGTAACCTATACAATTATGGGAGCACTTTTTGGTTTATTCGGAAGCAGATTAATTTTATTCGGACTTCAACAAGATCTTTCAATTTTTTTAGGTGTAGCAATTATTATTTATTTGTTAACCCCAAGGAAAATAAAAGCCGGTTTCACAAACACTTTTATTTACCGGTACATTACCGATTTTATAAAACAGAACTACCGCTCACTAACATCAAAAAAATCAATTTATTCTTTATTTGTAATTGGACTTCTCAACGGGTTGCTTCCTTGTGGATTTGTATATGTTGGTATTGCGGGCGCGTTATCGATAGGGACATGGATCGATGGAGCAATTTATATGTTTTTGTTTGGAGCGGGTACTTTTCCTGTGATGTATTTAACCGCTACATTCGGTAAAATTATAAATACTAATTTCAGAACAAGGATTAATAAACTAATTCCGGCATTAACTGTTGTTATCGCATTATTATTTATCCTGCGAGGATTAAATCTAGGTATTCCTTTTATCTCACCAAAATTTAACCCTCCTGGAATTAACAGTGAGCAACAAATTCCAGACTGTTGCCATTAA
- the ccoG gene encoding cytochrome c oxidase accessory protein CcoG gives MDNTQKNVDESFRDSLATVTADGKRKWIFPKRPSGFFYKARTVVSVLLLVFLFGAPFIKIDGHPFILLNIFDRNFIIFGIPFGPHDLHLFALTMIAVIVSIFLFTVIYGRLFCGWVCPQTVFMEMVFRKIEYWIEGDWKKQIALKNAPWTGEKIFKKSLKQIFFFSISFLIGNTFLAYIIGVDEVFRYIKDTPTQHFSTFIAVLIFSGIFYFIFSYFREQACIILCPYGRLQGVLLDPNSIVIHYDYKRGEPRGKIKKDEITNNGDCIDCHLCVDVCPTGIDIRNGTQLECVNCTACIDVCDSVMAKVYRPQKLIKYASKNEIETGKRSILTARAIGYSIVLILLTALISYLLATRSDVELTILRTPGMLYQEQPDNKISNFYDVKIINKTFNSLPVSLSLENIEGEIRLIGSDELVAAPQKLAEAKFLIILSKDDIKELRTRILVAVKSNGSIIDVIETSFIGRTN, from the coding sequence ATGGATAATACACAAAAGAATGTTGATGAATCATTTCGGGATTCCCTTGCAACTGTAACAGCCGATGGAAAAAGGAAATGGATTTTTCCAAAAAGACCAAGTGGTTTTTTTTATAAAGCTCGAACTGTAGTTAGTGTGTTATTGTTGGTATTTCTTTTTGGTGCCCCATTTATCAAAATTGATGGACATCCTTTTATACTGCTTAATATTTTTGATAGAAACTTTATCATTTTCGGTATTCCATTCGGTCCGCACGATTTGCATCTGTTCGCTCTAACGATGATTGCTGTAATAGTTTCTATTTTCCTTTTTACTGTTATCTATGGGAGACTCTTCTGCGGGTGGGTTTGTCCACAAACAGTATTCATGGAAATGGTATTCCGAAAAATTGAGTATTGGATTGAGGGGGATTGGAAAAAACAAATCGCGTTAAAAAATGCACCATGGACTGGCGAGAAAATATTTAAAAAATCATTGAAGCAAATTTTCTTTTTTTCAATTTCATTTCTTATTGGTAATACATTTTTAGCTTATATAATCGGTGTAGATGAAGTATTTAGATACATTAAGGATACACCTACTCAGCATTTTTCAACTTTTATAGCTGTGTTGATATTCAGTGGAATTTTTTATTTCATATTCTCATACTTCCGGGAACAAGCATGCATAATATTGTGCCCGTACGGCAGACTCCAAGGAGTATTACTCGATCCAAACTCGATTGTAATACATTACGATTATAAAAGAGGCGAACCACGAGGTAAAATTAAAAAAGATGAAATTACTAATAATGGGGATTGTATCGACTGCCATTTATGCGTTGATGTCTGTCCTACTGGGATAGATATTAGAAACGGTACACAATTAGAATGTGTAAACTGCACCGCATGTATTGATGTTTGCGATTCTGTAATGGCGAAAGTTTATCGCCCCCAAAAACTAATAAAGTATGCCTCAAAAAATGAAATTGAGACAGGCAAAAGATCAATATTGACGGCTAGGGCAATCGGGTATTCGATTGTTTTGATTCTGCTTACCGCATTAATCTCTTATTTATTAGCAACCCGATCTGACGTGGAATTGACTATTCTACGCACTCCAGGAATGTTGTATCAAGAACAACCAGACAATAAAATCAGTAATTTTTATGATGTAAAAATCATCAATAAAACATTTAACTCTTTGCCGGTTTCTTTATCTTTGGAAAATATTGAAGGAGAAATTAGACTAATTGGTAGCGACGAGTTGGTTGCGGCTCCTCAAAAGTTGGCTGAGGCAAAGTTTTTAATAATTTTATCGAAAGACGATATTAAAGAATTGAGAACAAGAATTTTAGTTGCGGTGAAATCAAACGGAAGTATTATTGATGTGATCGAGACTTCATTTATCGGAAGGACAAATTGA
- a CDS encoding cbb3-type cytochrome c oxidase subunit 3: protein MIRDNLSNIEGVSVFPIIALILFVLIFTLAIIWVFRLDKKYIKQMEIIPLDSNNEIQNNIEIKNEIN, encoded by the coding sequence ATGATCAGAGATAATTTAAGCAATATTGAAGGAGTTTCGGTTTTCCCGATTATTGCCCTAATTCTATTTGTACTAATCTTTACTTTAGCAATAATTTGGGTTTTTCGTTTGGATAAAAAATACATCAAGCAGATGGAGATAATACCGCTTGATTCAAATAATGAGATTCAAAATAATATCGAGATAAAAAATGAAATCAATTAA
- a CDS encoding c-type cytochrome → MVILTGLNLFFFYSGVSEGHDLEKILRTMLIVTLVLITFIMWLAFIYSEKEDNNGELFTAPFKKLLQKISNSVPLEKEQEILLHHDYDGIKELDNRIPPWFNFLFYGTIAWGIIYMMVFHVFDNGQVQANEYNSEMQQAAIERQILLKSGALISEETVAVMTDAATLSEGKDIYVKNCVSCHGSGGEGLVGPNLTDDYWIHGGGIKNIFKVIKFGVPAKGMISWQTQLDPSKMQAVSNYILTLHGTNPANGKVPEGEKWVEQTNAQVE, encoded by the coding sequence ATGGTAATACTTACTGGGCTAAATCTCTTCTTTTTTTATTCGGGAGTGAGTGAAGGACACGATCTTGAAAAAATACTTAGAACAATGCTAATTGTTACATTAGTTTTGATAACTTTTATAATGTGGCTTGCTTTTATTTATTCTGAAAAAGAAGATAATAATGGTGAACTATTTACAGCACCTTTTAAAAAATTGCTGCAAAAAATATCTAATTCAGTCCCACTTGAAAAGGAACAGGAGATACTTTTACATCACGATTACGATGGAATAAAAGAACTTGATAATCGAATTCCACCCTGGTTTAATTTTCTATTTTATGGAACTATCGCATGGGGAATTATTTATATGATGGTTTTTCATGTCTTTGATAATGGTCAAGTTCAAGCTAATGAATACAACTCTGAAATGCAGCAAGCCGCTATTGAAAGACAAATATTATTAAAATCGGGGGCATTAATTAGTGAAGAAACTGTGGCAGTAATGACTGATGCGGCAACTTTATCCGAGGGAAAAGATATTTATGTAAAAAATTGTGTTTCGTGCCATGGTTCTGGGGGAGAAGGATTGGTGGGCCCAAATCTTACAGATGATTATTGGATACACGGCGGAGGAATTAAAAATATCTTTAAAGTAATAAAATTTGGCGTTCCCGCAAAAGGTATGATTAGCTGGCAAACACAATTAGACCCTAGTAAGATGCAGGCAGTATCAAATTATATATTAACATTGCATGGAACAAACCCTGCTAATGGTAAAGTACCGGAGGGTGAAAAGTGGGTTGAGCAAACTAACGCGCAAGTTGAGTAA
- a CDS encoding isochorismatase family protein, whose protein sequence is MKRHNKILGKENTALLVIDIQEKILPVINQAEAVIQNSLKLVKGFKVLNLPIYYTEQYPKGLGPTEPKLKEELINANYYDKMTFSCSGAVGLFNQFKENNINTIVVCGVETHVCVIQTVLDLLANDFNVFVAADAVSSRLEYNKIIALSRMEKQGAEISVTESILFEMLNVCGTDQFKIISKLVK, encoded by the coding sequence ATGAAAAGACATAATAAAATATTGGGGAAAGAGAATACAGCACTTCTAGTTATCGACATTCAAGAAAAAATTCTTCCGGTTATTAATCAAGCAGAGGCTGTTATACAAAATTCTCTTAAACTCGTTAAAGGTTTTAAAGTATTGAATCTCCCAATTTATTATACCGAACAGTACCCAAAGGGATTAGGTCCAACTGAACCGAAATTAAAAGAAGAATTAATAAATGCTAATTATTATGATAAAATGACTTTTAGCTGTTCCGGTGCTGTTGGGTTATTTAATCAATTTAAAGAGAATAATATTAATACCATTGTTGTGTGTGGAGTTGAAACCCACGTTTGTGTAATCCAGACAGTACTTGATCTACTCGCCAACGATTTTAATGTATTTGTAGCCGCTGACGCGGTTTCATCCCGCTTAGAGTACAACAAAATAATAGCATTAAGTAGAATGGAAAAACAGGGCGCCGAAATTTCTGTGACTGAATCAATCTTGTTTGAGATGTTGAATGTATGCGGAACAGATCAATTCAAAATCATTTCCAAACTTGTTAAGTAA
- a CDS encoding HD domain-containing protein → MHKSILQQTEEYVSSILMTKTPSSRTYHNFAHTKNVLNSAIEIGIGENLNPEDMELIQIAAWFHDLGYIERTEGHEEISAMFASQFLNEIHFPHDKTDIIIGCVLATKVPQSPKTKLEMIMCDADLNHIGREVFFEQNDLYRSELENTLKRKLTESEWLVQTIDFLNRHRFFTDYALKNFSINKESVIKKLQLQLDALNTK, encoded by the coding sequence ATGCATAAGTCAATTCTTCAACAAACAGAAGAATATGTAAGCTCAATTCTGATGACAAAAACCCCCTCATCAAGAACATATCATAATTTTGCTCACACTAAAAATGTATTGAATTCAGCAATCGAAATTGGAATTGGTGAAAACCTAAATCCCGAAGATATGGAGCTAATCCAAATTGCGGCTTGGTTTCATGATCTTGGATATATTGAACGAACTGAAGGGCATGAAGAAATAAGCGCTATGTTTGCCAGTCAATTCTTGAATGAAATTCATTTCCCTCATGATAAGACTGATATAATTATTGGATGTGTACTTGCAACTAAGGTACCTCAATCTCCCAAAACAAAATTAGAAATGATTATGTGCGATGCGGATTTAAATCATATCGGGAGAGAAGTATTTTTTGAACAGAATGACCTATACCGGTCGGAACTGGAAAATACGTTAAAAAGAAAGCTTACTGAAAGTGAATGGCTGGTGCAGACAATTGATTTTCTTAATCGCCATAGATTTTTTACCGATTATGCGTTAAAAAATTTTTCAATCAATAAAGAATCAGTAATTAAAAAGCTTCAATTACAACTCGATGCTCTCAACACTAAATAA
- a CDS encoding FixH family protein has translation MKLNWGKGIALVYTLFMIGVLIMVYIFMNQDVSLVTDDYYSKTLTYQKEIDKINRTNLLPENLLIKQNQDSILFTFPKMFASSSISGLIFFYRPSDQSKDFVLKINPDSRNTHTVPTKQLSNGLWKIKVEWSASDTSYYNEKVIMVN, from the coding sequence ATGAAACTTAACTGGGGCAAGGGTATAGCTTTAGTTTATACACTTTTCATGATTGGAGTTTTAATCATGGTCTATATTTTTATGAATCAGGATGTGAGTCTGGTAACCGACGATTACTATAGCAAGACTTTAACTTATCAGAAAGAGATAGACAAAATTAACAGAACAAATTTATTACCTGAAAACTTATTGATTAAACAAAATCAAGATTCAATTCTTTTCACATTCCCAAAAATGTTTGCATCTTCTTCAATATCGGGATTGATATTTTTCTACCGGCCATCAGACCAATCTAAAGATTTTGTATTAAAAATAAATCCGGATAGTAGAAATACTCATACAGTTCCTACTAAACAACTTTCAAATGGGTTATGGAAAATAAAGGTTGAGTGGAGTGCATCAGACACTTCATATTACAATGAAAAAGTTATAATGGTTAATTAA
- the ccoN gene encoding cytochrome-c oxidase, cbb3-type subunit I: MHLEKFSYDNQIVKQFAIATVVFGIVGMLVGLLIAIQLYIPALNLGIPYTTFGRIRPLHTNAVIFAFVGNMIFAGVYYSLQRVCKARMWNDFLSQFHFWGWQTIIVLAAVTLPLGITTSKEYAELEWPIDLMIAVVWLSFGANMFGTIIKRREKHMYVAIWFYIATFVTVTVLHVVNSIEIPVSLIKSYPIYAGVQDALVQWWYGHNAVAFFLTTPYLGMMYYFLPKAANRPVYSYRLSILHFWSLIFLYIWAGPHHLLYSALPDWAQSLGTVFSIMLIAPSWGGMINGLLTLRGAWDRVRDNPVLKFMVVGVTAYGMATFEGPMLSLKSVNAISHFTDWTIAHVHVGALGWNGMMSFGILYWLIPKMWGTELYSRKMANVHFWLTTLGIVFYAVPMYWAGIAQALMWKQFTDLGVLQYPNFLETTIQIIPMYIIRSIGGLIYFAGLFLLVYNLMMTSKMGKFIKNEDAEAAPLQYEKDSLKPGMIHRWLEKRPVKFAILSTIAILIGGLIEIIPTYLVKSNIPTISSVKPYSPLELEGRDIYIREGCVSCHSQLVRPFRSETERYGEYSKAGEFVYDHPFLWGSKRTGPDLMRIGGKYSNMWHYLHMEDPTTMSPGSIMPKYPWLISNKLNTNDTETKISVMRTLGVPYDEGYEKYALADLNKQAGEIANDLINNGIPADADTEIIALIAYLQRMGTDIKGKVTEGK; encoded by the coding sequence ATGCACCTTGAGAAATTTAGTTATGATAACCAAATTGTAAAGCAGTTTGCGATTGCCACAGTAGTATTTGGTATTGTAGGAATGCTAGTTGGACTGCTGATTGCGATTCAACTTTACATTCCAGCTTTGAATCTGGGAATTCCCTACACAACTTTTGGAAGAATCCGTCCTCTGCACACAAATGCCGTAATTTTTGCATTTGTTGGTAACATGATTTTTGCCGGCGTATACTATTCATTGCAGAGAGTATGCAAAGCTAGAATGTGGAATGACTTTTTAAGTCAATTTCATTTTTGGGGATGGCAGACAATTATAGTCCTTGCGGCTGTAACTCTTCCTTTAGGAATTACTACATCAAAAGAATATGCCGAGCTTGAATGGCCAATTGATTTGATGATAGCGGTAGTTTGGTTATCATTCGGTGCAAATATGTTTGGCACAATAATTAAACGACGTGAAAAACATATGTATGTTGCCATCTGGTTTTATATCGCAACTTTTGTCACAGTTACTGTCCTACATGTCGTTAATTCGATCGAGATACCTGTCTCTCTTATTAAAAGTTATCCAATTTATGCCGGTGTTCAGGACGCACTTGTGCAATGGTGGTATGGTCACAATGCGGTCGCGTTTTTTCTCACAACCCCCTATTTGGGAATGATGTATTATTTTCTCCCGAAAGCTGCAAACCGGCCAGTTTATTCCTACAGATTATCAATACTTCATTTTTGGTCATTAATATTTTTATATATCTGGGCAGGTCCCCATCATCTTCTATATTCAGCTCTGCCAGATTGGGCGCAATCTCTCGGAACAGTTTTCTCAATTATGTTAATTGCTCCTTCGTGGGGAGGAATGATAAACGGATTATTAACATTACGAGGAGCTTGGGATAGAGTCCGGGATAATCCCGTATTAAAATTTATGGTTGTTGGGGTTACGGCTTATGGAATGGCTACATTCGAAGGCCCCATGTTATCACTTAAAAGTGTAAATGCAATTTCTCATTTTACCGATTGGACTATTGCTCACGTACATGTTGGCGCCCTTGGATGGAATGGGATGATGTCATTCGGAATTTTGTATTGGCTAATTCCCAAAATGTGGGGGACTGAATTATATTCCAGAAAAATGGCAAATGTCCATTTTTGGTTAACAACTTTGGGTATCGTTTTTTATGCCGTTCCGATGTACTGGGCAGGAATAGCTCAGGCATTAATGTGGAAACAATTTACAGATTTAGGCGTGCTTCAATATCCCAATTTTCTCGAAACTACAATTCAAATAATTCCGATGTATATCATCCGCTCAATTGGTGGATTGATCTATTTTGCCGGATTATTCTTGCTTGTGTATAATTTAATGATGACCTCAAAAATGGGTAAGTTCATTAAAAATGAAGATGCCGAAGCCGCACCACTTCAATATGAAAAAGATTCATTAAAACCGGGAATGATTCATAGGTGGCTTGAGAAACGTCCCGTAAAATTTGCTATACTTTCTACTATTGCCATTTTGATTGGTGGATTAATAGAAATAATTCCTACTTATTTAGTAAAATCTAATATACCAACAATTTCAAGTGTAAAACCCTACTCCCCACTCGAATTGGAAGGACGTGATATTTATATTCGTGAGGGATGTGTTTCTTGTCATTCACAACTCGTTCGTCCATTCAGATCAGAAACCGAAAGGTATGGGGAATATTCCAAAGCGGGTGAATTTGTTTATGATCATCCATTTTTGTGGGGTTCAAAAAGAACCGGTCCCGATTTAATGCGTATTGGAGGCAAATATTCTAATATGTGGCACTATCTTCATATGGAAGACCCAACTACTATGTCCCCCGGTTCAATTATGCCAAAGTATCCTTGGTTAATTTCCAATAAGCTAAATACGAATGACACAGAGACAAAAATTAGTGTTATGAGAACTCTTGGTGTACCGTATGATGAAGGTTATGAAAAATATGCCTTAGCTGATTTAAATAAGCAAGCTGGCGAGATTGCAAATGATCTGATTAATAATGGTATTCCTGCTGATGCTGATACTGAAATAATTGCGTTAATTGCTTATTTGCAGAGAATGGGTACCGATATAAAGGGAAAAGTGACGGAAGGTAAATAA
- a CDS encoding ATP-grasp domain-containing protein, with protein MKVAIVYNESAPELYTPSSGKKVTDLEFEPYFGLDGVDPILEYEYMAESLRKIGYSAYTLNIKDNVDVFLEDLKNNKPDVIFNLVELYKDIPRLEATFTDLLELLEIPYTGATPSALSTSQNKTLTKRIISASGIRTPKFKFIRSLEKNFRIGLNYPLIVKPAFEDASVGIDNNSIVGNSRKLRERIEYVFRMFEQPALVEEFIVGRELNVAVFGDKRKRVLPISEIDFSSMPKHLHPIVSFQAKWDPHHEAYHKTLPICPAPLTNTQRLEAEKMAIGAVNLVGTRDYTRVDMRLSKKDKKLYVLEVNPNPDLQEDAGFMRSAKYAGFSYRKTLKRIVDFAYARRKKK; from the coding sequence ATGAAAGTTGCTATAGTTTATAATGAATCTGCCCCGGAATTGTACACCCCATCATCAGGAAAAAAGGTTACTGATCTTGAGTTTGAACCCTATTTTGGACTGGACGGAGTGGATCCCATACTCGAATATGAGTACATGGCCGAATCGCTCCGGAAAATCGGTTATTCAGCATATACCTTGAATATAAAGGACAATGTTGATGTATTTCTCGAGGATCTGAAAAATAACAAGCCTGATGTAATATTTAATTTAGTAGAATTATATAAGGATATTCCCCGTCTCGAAGCGACATTTACCGATCTATTGGAGCTTCTGGAAATTCCATATACTGGTGCCACTCCCTCAGCCTTGAGTACAAGTCAAAATAAAACCTTAACTAAGAGAATAATTAGCGCAAGTGGAATTAGAACCCCAAAATTCAAATTTATTAGAAGTTTAGAAAAAAACTTTAGGATTGGTCTGAATTATCCCTTAATAGTAAAACCGGCATTTGAGGATGCGAGTGTTGGTATAGATAACAATTCAATAGTTGGTAATTCAAGAAAATTAAGAGAGAGAATTGAATACGTCTTTAGAATGTTTGAACAACCCGCTCTTGTGGAAGAATTTATTGTGGGGCGCGAATTAAATGTTGCGGTCTTTGGGGATAAAAGAAAACGTGTTCTCCCAATTAGTGAAATTGATTTTTCTTCAATGCCCAAACATCTCCACCCAATTGTTAGTTTTCAGGCCAAGTGGGATCCGCATCATGAAGCATATCATAAAACGCTGCCAATTTGCCCGGCACCACTTACAAATACCCAGCGATTGGAAGCTGAGAAAATGGCTATTGGCGCTGTAAATTTGGTTGGTACACGAGATTATACCCGCGTGGATATGAGACTCTCGAAGAAAGATAAAAAGTTATATGTGTTGGAAGTTAATCCAAATCCCGATCTACAAGAGGATGCCGGATTTATGAGATCCGCTAAATATGCCGGTTTTTCTTACAGAAAAACATTAAAGAGAATAGTTGACTTTGCTTATGCCCGCAGAAAAAAGAAGTAA
- a CDS encoding histidine phosphatase family protein, protein MKHLYLVRHAKSSWDNPSHSDFERPLNKRGLRDAPFMAKLLNDKIGRIDLLVSSPASRAISTAKEFASFFNFKESEILRDERIYEASLTDLYCVVKELSDNYNSTILFGHNPTISMFADNLTKEFRWNMPTCGIVGIELWINSWAEISKDIGKVLFFEFPKKYFDKD, encoded by the coding sequence ATGAAACATCTTTATCTCGTTCGGCATGCAAAATCTAGCTGGGATAATCCTTCTCACTCCGATTTTGAAAGGCCATTAAACAAAAGAGGATTACGAGATGCACCCTTTATGGCTAAGCTTTTAAATGACAAAATCGGTCGAATCGATCTTTTGGTTTCGAGTCCTGCATCCAGGGCTATTTCCACCGCTAAAGAGTTCGCTTCTTTTTTCAATTTTAAAGAAAGTGAGATTTTGAGGGATGAAAGAATATATGAGGCCAGTTTAACTGATTTATATTGTGTCGTAAAAGAATTAAGTGATAATTATAATTCAACAATCTTATTTGGTCATAACCCAACTATTTCAATGTTTGCGGATAATTTAACAAAAGAATTTAGGTGGAATATGCCTACATGCGGTATTGTTGGTATTGAATTATGGATCAATTCGTGGGCTGAGATTAGTAAAGATATTGGTAAAGTTTTGTTTTTTGAGTTTCCTAAAAAGTATTTTGATAAAGATTAA